One Aegilops tauschii subsp. strangulata cultivar AL8/78 chromosome 7, Aet v6.0, whole genome shotgun sequence genomic window carries:
- the LOC109748196 gene encoding oligopeptide transporter 7 → MASSSQSHSHQEEEDHGDQITAPLLPNRPSTSRSSPEHHDDGHGESSENSPIEQVALTVPVGDDPDTPVLTFRMWVLGMASCVVLSFLNQFFWYRKEPLTITAISAQIAVVPLGRLMAAALPERAFFRGSRWEFTLNPGPFNVKEHVLITIFANAGAGTVYAIHVVTAVRVFYGKNLTFLVSLLVVLTTQVLGFGWAGIFRRYLVEPAAMWWPSNLVQVSLFRALHEDERRRKGGFTRNQFFLVAFACSFAYYAFPGYLFQMLTSLSWICWVFPNSVFAQQLGSGLHGLGVGAIGLDWASISSYLGSPLVSPWFATANVAAGFFVVMYIIVPIGYWFDFYKAQTFPIFSSGLFTSAGQKYNISAIVDDNFHLDTEAYEKNGPLYLSTLFAVTYGIGFASLTATIVHVLLFHGREILQLSRSAFQGKSVDIHTKLMRRYKQVPEWWFICILVVNIAVTVFACEYYIEQLQLPWWGVLLACGIAFFFTLPIGIITATTNQTPGLNIITEYIIGYLYPGRPVANMCFKVYGYISMHQALMFLQDFKLGHYMKIPPRTMFMAQVVGTTIAAFVYLGTAWWLMDTIPNICDIELLSAGSPWTCPGDHVFYDASVIWGLIGPRRIFGDLGTYAAVNWFFLGGAVAPLLVWLAHRAFPGQNWILLINMPVMLGSIFQMPPATAVNYTTWILIGFLSGYVVYRYRRDWWERHNYLLSGALDAGLAFMAVLIYLCLGLENISLNWWGNDLDGCPLASCPTAKGIVVKGCPVYN, encoded by the exons ATGGCGTCCTCCTCCCAGTCCCACTcccaccaagaagaagaagaccatggcgaccagATCACCGCCCCACTCCTCC CGAACCGGCCGTCAACGTcacggagctcgccggagcaccACGACGACGGCCATGGCGAATCGTCGGAGAACTCGCCGATCGAGCAGGTGGCGCTGACGGTGCCCGTGGGCGACGACCCGGACACTCCAGTCCTCACCTTCCGGATGTGGGTGCTGGGCATGGCGTCCTGCGTCGTGCTCTCCTTCCTCAACCAGTTCTTCTGGTACCGCAAGGAGCCGCTCACCATCACCGCCATCTCCGCTCAGATCGCCGTCGTGCCACTCGGCCGCCTCATGGCCGCGGCGCTGCCGGAGCGGGCCTTCTTCCGCGGCTCGCGCTGGGAGTTCACCCTCAACCCGGGGCCGTTCAACGTGAAAGAGCACGTGCTCATCACCATCTTCGCCAACGCTGGCGCCGGCACCGTGTACGCCATCCACGTGGTCACCGCCGTCCGCGTTTTCTACGGCAAGAACCTCACCTTCTTGGTCTCTCTCCTCGTGGTGctcaccacgcaggtgctcggGTTCGGGTGGGCGGGGATTTTCCGGCGGTACCTCGTGGAGCCGGCGGCCATGTGGTGGCCGTCCAACCTCGTGCAGGTCTCCCTCTTCAG GGCGCTCCATGAGGATGAAAGGCGGCGAAAAGGGGGATTCACGCGCAACCAGTTCTTCCTGGTGGCGTTCGCCTGCAGCTTCGCATACTATGCCTTCCCGGGCTACCTGTTCCAGATGCTCACCTCACTCTCCTGGATCTGCTGGGTGTTCCCCAACTCCGTGTTCGCCCAGCAGCTCGGCTCAGGCCTCCACGGGCTCGGCGTCGGCGCAATCGGTCTCGACTGGGCATCGATCTCCAGCTACCTCGGGAGCCCTCTCGTCAGCCCCTGGTTCGCCACTGCGAATGTTGCTGCAGGCTTCTTCGTCGTTATGTACATCATCGTGCCTATTGGGTATTGGTTTGATTTCTATAAGGCGCAGACCTTCCCCATCTTCTCTTCCGGTCTCTTCACCTCTGCCGGGCAGAAGTACAACATCTCAGCTATCGTGGACGATAATTTCCATCTCGATACAGAGGCATATGAGAAAAACGGTCCACTGTACCTCAGCACTCTCTTTGCTGTCACATATGGTATCGGTTTCGCGTCACTTACCGCGACAATTGTTCATGTCCTCCTGTTTCACGGAAG GGAAATTTTGCAGCTAAGCAGATCAGCTTTTCAAGGGAAAAGTGTGGACATACATACCAAGCTAATGAGGAGATATAAGCAGGTCCCTGAGTGGTGGTTCATCTGCATCCTTGTCGTTAACATTGCCGTCACTGTATTCGCTTGTGAATACTACATAGAGCAGCTCCAGCTGCCCTGGTGGGGTGTGTTACTTGCATGCGGCATTGCCTTTTTCTTCACCCTCCCAATCGGAATTATCACAGCGACAACAAACCAG ACCCCAGGACTGAACATCATCACAGAGTACATCATTGGATACCTGTATCCCGGACGACCCGTTGCGAATATGTGCTTCAAGGTATACGGCTATATCAGCATGCACCAAGCTCTGATGTTTCTGCAAGATTTTAAGTTGGGGCACTACATGAAGATTCCCCCAAGGACCATGTTTATGGCTCAG GTGGTCGGAACAACGATCGCGGCGTTCGTGTACCTTGGGACAGCATGGTGGTTGATGGACACAATCCCCAACATCTGCGACATTGAGCTCCTCTCGGCGGGCAGCCCTTGGACCTGCCCCGGTGATCATGTGTTCTATGATGCGTCGGTCATATGGGGTCTTATTGGCCCGCGCAGAATATTCGGGGACCTGGGAACTTACGCGGCGGTGAACTGGTTCTTCTTGGGGGGAGCTGTCGCCCCACTCCTCGTATGGTTGGCGCACAGGGCGTTCCCAGGCCAGAACTGGATCTTACTCATCAACATGCCCGTGATGCTCGGTTCCATCTTCCAGATGCCGCCCGCCACAGCGGTTAACTACACCACATGGATACTGATTGGGTTTCTGTCAGGTTATGTGGTTTATAGGTATCGACGTGACTGGTGGGAGCGGCACAATTACCTGCTCTCGGGTGCACTAGATGCTGGTCTGGCGTTCATGGCAGTTTTGATTTACTTGTGCCTGGGCTTGGAGAACATCAGTTTGAACTGGTGGGGAAATGACTTGGATGGATGTCCCCTGGCTTCTTGCCCCACTGCTAAAGGTATAGTTGTCAAGGGCTGCCCAGTGTACAACTAA
- the LOC109748197 gene encoding pentatricopeptide repeat-containing protein At5g08510 yields the protein MEEVRRLHARLLRRGERRLQPLLLRVLAAGDLRYAALLLATSPPSATLHDRLLQALAASRSPLLLRAFSRAHRLRLLTPLSFTFLLSAAPPSSAPFALSAHALLLKSGHLAPGDPFLGSALVSFYARNRLLRDARRVFDEMPRGDTAVCNALLSAYARAGLLDAAEKLFGEMPDRNVVSWTAMVSGYAQNGRHEEAVGAFLEMWEGAGVQPNELTVSSVLPACAAVGAMELGRKVEEYARGKGHLVNVYVANALLEMYAKCGSIQRAWQVFQGIGRRRDLCSWNSMIMAFALHGSWREALALFHKLRMTGVKPDGITFVGVILACTHGGLVDEGRLLFNSMEAEFSLTPRIEHYGCMVDLLGRAGLLNEAYSMIVSMPVEPDAVIWGALLGACSFHGNVELAETAVNKLIFLEPQNTGNLVILSNIYASSGKWDGVAQVWKLLKEKDHKKSAGYSFIELDGRMHKFLVEDKSHPRFVEVYSTLDSVTMLMKLVRLENEEDAEQLFLSPVDI from the exons ATGGAGGAAGTGAGGCGGCTCCACGCGCGCTTGCTCCGCCGCGGGGAGCGCCGCCTGCAGCCGCTCCTCCTCCGcgtcctcgccgccggcgatctccgCTACGCCGCGCTCCTCCTCGCCACCTCGCCCCCCTCCGCCACGCTCCACGACCGCCTCCTCCAGGCGCTCGCCGCCTCGCGCAGCCCGCTCCTCCTCCGCGCCTTCTCCCGCGCccaccgcctccgcctcctcACCCCTCTCTCCTTCACCTTCCTCCTCTCCGCCGCACCCCCCTCCTCCGCGCCCTTCGCGCTCTCCGCCCACGCCCTGCTGCTCAAGTCCGGCCACCTCGCGCCCGGCGACCCCTTCCTCGGCTCCGCGCTCGTCTCCTTCTACGCCAGGAACCGCCTCCTGCGCGACGCCAGGcgggtgttcgacgaaatgccgcGCGGGGACACCGCCGTGTGCAACGCGCTGCTCTCGGCCTACGCCAGGGCCGGCCTCCTCGACGCCGCTGAGAAGCTGTTCGGGGAAATGCCGGACCGGAACGTGGTCTCGTGGACCGCCATGGTGTCCGGGTACGCGCAGAACGGGCGGCACGAGGAGGCGGTGGGGGCGTTCCTGGAGATGTGGGAGGGGGCAGGGGTGCAGCCGAATGAGCTGACGGTGAGCAGCGTGCTGCCCGCGTGCGCCGCTGTTGGCGCCATGGAGCTGGGGAGGAAGGTGGAGGAGTACGCGAGGGGCAAAGGCCACCTGGTGAATGTGTATGTGGCCAATGCACTGCTGGAGATGTACGCCAAGTGTGGCAGCATCCAGAGAGCTTGGCAGGTGTTTCAGGGGATCGGTCGTCGGCGAGATCTCTGTTCTTGGAACTCAATGATCATGGCATTTGCCTTGCATGGCTCGTGGAGGGAAGCACTTGCCTTGTTCCATAAGTTGAGG ATGACAGGGGTCAAACCAGATGGTATCACATTTGTTGGAGTCATTTTGGCTTGCACTCATGGAGGTTTGGTGGATGAAGGAAGGCTACTCTTCAACTCCATGGAGGCTGAATTTAGTCTTACTCCAAGAATCGAGCACTATGGTTGCATGGTTGATCTGCTAGGGCGTGCCGGTCTCCTGAATGAAGCCTACAGTATGATAGTAAGCATGCCAGTGGAGCCTGACGCCGTTATCTGGGGAGCATTGCTCGGTGCCTGCAGCTTCCATGGAAACGTGGAACTAGCGGAAACAGCAGTAAACAAACTCATCTTTCTCGAGCCACAAAACACAGGAAATCTGGTGATCCTGTCAAACATATACGCATCGTCTGGAAAATGGGATGGTGTTGCCCAGGTATGGAAATTACTCAAGGAGAAAGACCACAAGAAATCAGCTGGGTACAGCTTCATAGAGCTAGATGGCAGGATGCACAAGTTCCTTGTTGAGGATAAGTCGCATCCAAGATTTGTGGAGGTGTACAGCACCCTTGACAGTGTCACAATGCTCATGAAGCTTGTCAGACTAGAAAATGAGGAAGATGCAGAACAGCTGTTTCTGTCACCTGTAGATATCTAA